A genome region from Camarhynchus parvulus chromosome 15, STF_HiC, whole genome shotgun sequence includes the following:
- the LOC115909556 gene encoding melanotransferrin-like, with protein sequence MMKTVILIVLITSLLASGKKFRWCTLSDLEQRKCAELSKVLTAVLPLTAASSFTRISCIRAHNTYDCIDKIRANKADAASLDAGDVYSAVKLYGLAVVAKEIYDQGNCVFAVAIAKRGTLNIQSLRGVRSCHNGARWTSGWNIPLGFLLARNYLSWDEAQPLSQAISEFFNASCIPGVGVAAPRLCALCQGQKSYVRDRNHFCETSSNEPFYDSEGAFRCLKEGVADVAFLDHLRIMSATESEKQEYELLCPDGSTAELTEYSTCNLGKGPGRGIVTRSNFQKITNKFLSMIQRLFGQKGKERARFELFSSAPFGGKNLLFRDATQQLQLLEEQLEIAYVLGLDYVALLKGLGHEGSSLENSVVRWCCISDAELHKCEEWALNIKSDPLVCVQATSMTKCIEMIKSSEADAVTLDATHVYIAGRCGLVPVAAECYGGDCAPEAETMEKTGKLIHLKHKALPPVYAVALAKKSAKQIHIHNLRGRRSCHSHLYSPAGWLLLSRHTVGAQQNDTENCDIASAYQNYFWKGCMPGADGNLCKVCIGDGEVEGARVSSRCAASHNERYYGNMGALRCLVGNPSGRSFGDVAFLEHSNLLQNIEDLGSSAWARGYSPLDFELLCPDGTRAAVTEWAGCNLGPVPPSTVMTRPVTVTKISDFLLKSQESLGSKLDSEFQLFQSWKYGESDLLFKDTTQYLVHASHLSYQEILGESFIQLAESVFNCTPAGILDFCKQDICASSSN encoded by the exons ATGATGAAGACAGTGATTTTAATTGTCCTAATCACGTCCTTGCTGGCTTCAG GGAAGAAATTTCGATGGTGCACCCTTTCTGACCTGGAACAAAGAAAGTGTGCTGAGCTCTCCAAAGTGCTtacagctgtgctgcccctcACTGCTGCCAGTTCCTTCACTAGGATTTCTTGCATCAGAGCCCACAATACATATGACTGCATTGATAAAATCAGG gcaaataaagCAGATGCTGCCTCCTTGGATGCTGGAGATGTTTACTCTGCTGTAAAGCTGTACGGTTTGGCAGTGGTGGCGAAAGAGATCTATGATCAAG GAAATTGTGTGTTTGCTGTGGCCATTGCCAAGCGAGGAACTCTGAATATCCAGAGTCTGCGAGGTGTGCGCAGCTGTCACAATGGAGCCAGGTGGACATCAGGCTGGAATATTCCCCTTGGCTTTCTCCTGGCAAGAAATTATCTTTCCTGGGATGAGGCCCAACCTCTGAGCCAAG CAATTAGTGAGTTTTTCAATGCAAGCTGCATCCCTGGGGTTGGTGTTGCTGCTCCCCGGTTGTGTGCTCTCTGCCAAGGACAAAAGTCCTATGTCAGAGACAGGAACCACTTCTGTGAGACAAGCAGTAATGAACCCTTCTATGACTCTGAGGGAGCCTTCAG GTGCTTGAAGGAAGGAGTGGCAGATGTCGCCTTTTTAGATCATCTAAGAATTATGAGTGCCACAG AGTCAGAAAAACAGGAATATGAGCTCCTGTGTCCCGATGGATCCACAGCTGAGCTGACTGAATACAGCACCTGTAACCTGGGCAAGGGGCCTGGCCGTGGCATCGTCACCCGCAGCAACTTCCAGAAGATCACCAACAAATTTCTTAGCATGATCCAA CGCCTCTTTgggcagaaaggaaaggaaagagccAGATTTGAACTTTTCAGTTCGGCACCCTTTGGGGGAAAGAACCTGCTGTTCCGAGATGccactcagcagctgcagcttctcgaggagcagctggagattGCCTATGTCCTTGGTCTGGATTATGTGGCTCTCCTTAAGGGACTTGGCCATGAAG GGAGCTCCTTGGAGAACAGCGTCGTGCGCTGGTGCTGCATCAGTGATGCTGAGCTTCACAAATGTGAGGAGTGGGCACTGAACATCAAATCCGACCCCTTAGTCTGTGTCCAGGCAACTTCCATGACCAAATGCATTGAAATGATCAAG AGTAGTGAGGCTGATGCAGTCACCCTGGATGCAACGCATGTGTACATTGCAGGGAGATGTGGATTGGTGCCTGTAGCTGCAGAATGCTATG GGGGAGATTGTGCCCCAGAAGCTGAGACCATGGAGAAAACTGGGAAACTAATTCATCTTAAGCACAAAG CACTACCACCAGTTTATGCTGTTGCCCTAGCTAAGAAAAGTGCCAAACAGATTCACATCCATAACCTTAGGGGAAGGAGATCCTGCCACAGTCACCTGTACAGTCCTGCAGGATGGTTACTTCTGTCCAGACACACAGTGGGAGCTCAGCAGAATGACACTGAGAACTGCGATATTGCCTCTG CTTATCAGAATTACTTTTGGAAGGGCTGCATGCCAGGAGCAGATGGAAACCTGTGCAAGGTGTGCATTGGAGATGGGGAGGTGGAAGGAGCTCGAGTGTCCAGCAGATGTGCTGCAAGTCACAACGAACGTTACTATGGCAATATGGGAGCACTCAG GTGTCTAGTTGGCAATCCCAGTGGACGAAGCTTTGGAGATGTAGCTTTCCTGGAACACTCAAACCTGCTCCAGAACATAGAGG atctgggcagctctgcttggGCAAGAGGTTATTCCCCCCTTGACTTTGAGCTCCTGTGCCCGGACGGAACACGCGCCGCAGTCACAGAATGGGCCGGCTGTAACCTGGGCCCCGTTCCCCCCAGCACAGTCATGACCCGACCAGTCACTGTCACTAAAATCTCTGACTTCCTACTGAAATCTCAG GAATCTCTGGGAAGCAAATTGGATTCTGAATTCCAACTCTTTCAGTCATGGAAGTATGGTGAAAGTGATCTGCTTTTCAAGGACACCACTCAGTACCTTGTTCATGCAAGTCACCTAAGCTATCAGGAGATCCTTGGAGAGTCTTTCATTCAGCTGGCAGAATCAGTGTTTAATTGCACACCTGCAG GCATCTTGGACTTCTGCAAACAGGATATCTGTGCATCCTCATCCAACTGA
- the PRR14L gene encoding protein PRR14L: MLSSGVESLLDSSVSAVIEESYTGLPESISRDLMAVPGPSLGLDAQSDGPVPVLAHRDGPWTSAIGNFCHKTQDLGGVLQVISHGPAESFPEELLQAGDLAEDEKSRKRHFRKLDCSGDGHQKEDEEAQGAEDHHAECCPLTLGETWSEQEDPHLNEQEAKYLRTYCTEIPGSLRSTEENQANVQVTAETLPKLTEEVQGMKADGTRIFSKAGYSNDRVSTGLPPEGNQCPDIDTVMARAGVSETNILGFLEPLKVMDIGAATDHPQKTTDYSGSEAHAAMPLRTGGNGVSVLEVREEKLPRQNPLNEFSTSFANCQTCQQDEENDAYDFFKGPVPEQNEPHELFSAESCRTLSTQSSEVLCPVLKSSCYLDFGNMPPEGSSAVHRIISETPQKYLPQNIKHHTLYDHGTGFLKNQTSTSVPLEQISVVRKKGLPSAKTDPRELSAAIGKSYSSESEEAAEVWRKIAVGDNVEICSWPEAQKAANSEQYQSPGFGSVASSPEEFSKEKFKILPSEGDKLKKDQWQFSVSDLCKNDTKENSLWVETSNIACHETGQRDICFYSTANKIPPLSNHSCLHLGTKLEKDSPKAQLLEKESESNTTSEELAGGLAGAAEADSNDSLSTGNKRNLFYTLNVTLPPVLQKSREPHYNECLPCTNNEVSCRDKAWDNLSRKELIGASGTPVEQVAEVLLHKDKFKSSVNSMTFDNPNTASRVSQMNTKSSAGNMERVITGLENEHCHTWVCNNKSIKKQCTAASTSCILSGSTHVDEAFLNSQSFGVEVDKIEENDNLEGVSSSRHNNKEAVIFPKAHTPLARGSLLCENDWGNRGRALHGTNDIPTGKTMFCSAYTAEKSTATLARDEVSNKNMEVVEQFDLCKAMGSEIVCDKDEVKEHIGMCASQTDEFDKTRAVDSPNAPEGNQRNRTSEQLLVRYLNKNTCAHNFGFYNSLLGPWKRERAQEEMPLLPADPSECGTSTCDPQPALDNVNVPTQHAGRTEETLCPLGNQFHPCQSESDVPVLGSEQHLESLTNQPNTGSQSTTGSVERDKTDPNHSAEVLLKTGGDLPLLDHKCARETRFKGPVQENVMGLDSLIGVENEDSLGSTDSVSDLIEEKTIRLQEHENRCERYSKGALEEDFSDDKPQCSQQAHFIQCAKEKAELLFAGNKMQQSLPKIKWLVENQENIISAQFLPISSIHGSISHKPENRNMLSDTENRQSLSINPTLNNSHPQLTLEPGKETGAQRGVCPSHFGKLDIQESCVETQADSETVSALNSDISFPEKEKLCMSPKGTQSDNCDSSSAEVFSKGPSMTKILSVTISVKKKSSNIEVPSSGNESAAGSLNGAKSSRVCAHSKESLKGEGVCMPAVKDMDMSSPESPPGQEKFKNTDKPENINVLSDTENRESLSLTPIFNNSCPQLTFKPGKETDDQRSICTSHSKKFDIQETSSKTQVDSETVSALNSHISLPEKEKLCMSPENTQRDISSADKKFSKDTSMTKILSVTISVKKKSSNIEIPSSGNESAAGSLNGAKSSRVCAHSKESLKGEGLCTPTKDMDMSSPESPPGQEKFKNTCVQEMIGKEVAPRGRLPKDCPWALLEDSKESGSKTVPIRTENYGKVLEEIPRSKLNNLLKERQNDTKLPNSAGTSVLSETVHDCEAGAVSDTEAAPEVQDDATPTFSPPLSTLSDSCKEPSPNCVVCSEACVPYKLNAWSKDNVKEVTEGQDKIPSGAVCKENGALCSERLDQIEERQVFIQKRYGKMEVHQLGKAQQEQKLEHQEKAKNILQPSMLHSSELLCSSSAELMTSRSMKFGGASEEIVAVRGSESKLCSTLQEVKRPKITTDFISSQFLKTQDSEMENLNLNLGYDGIPGAFGTTNKRRGTTNKLRGPLPLKIQPGRTCKKVPTSYQLKTVRKIKTIKSSPVSEIPLEIFPKQENPLLESLYFPCKPPTVEKETAMRFVHMPRQRAKRCSLLNSLKFRKCTKEPALLSKLSAMASKLLAPAKSSHDLQPLPYSSEILPVGDRYSQCRSKNLLEAFSCINRNVHSRWADSWCTKMFSFQPLALYPVETTKILSSDLSHKPPASFLDTSVFPVSFHIKLDSSPVTDLRGITSQHSIHHSPVFRETPAPASKWTLSFLLSQSCSDTTAFQEDSCINNDLHSSHSTTTPRTVAVHPDPGRNTVAGRRGGCSTLGLHTVLALSSPGCYRIWTRRRNLTSHIPTIQRLFISQLAQGLKGARLPRCVSDGLVSSLPYSLGRVLSIWSQHGPAVCPSEITPLLSNHCKWQPSVAIENSCAMLPHSPVQSMGALQTAGHVTHLESSFPPPFPKPHTLPEPLPSPPRLSASELHIPALDEADASVPACLRSQDDTELKKTEPEKRPKKVSQIRIRKTVPKPDPNLTPMGLPKPKRLKKKEFSLEEIYTNKNYKSPPPARSLETIFEEPKEKNGHLISVSQQKRKRILEFQDFTLPRKRKTRGKIKAVGSFTRAKRAALQSAELDVLLSQKLMDLEAFFAEEVEQEQASSI; the protein is encoded by the exons AAGAAAACCAAGCAAATGTTCAGGTGACAGCTGAAACTCTGCCAAAGCTCACTGAAGAAGTACAAGGTATGAAGGCTGATGGGACTAGGATATTTAGTAAAGCAGGATACAGCAATGACAGAGTGAGTACAGGTCTTCCACCTGAGGGCAATCAATGCCCAGACATAGACACAGTCATGGCCAGAGCTGGGGTTTCAGAAACCAACATCTTAGGTTTTTTAGAGCCTTTAAAAGTCATGGACATTGGAGCAGCTACAGATCATCCACAAAAAACAACTGACTATAGTGGGTCAGAAGCCCATGCTGCCATGCCATTGAGAACAGGGGGGAATGGTGTATCTGTGTTGGAGGTTAGAGAAGAAAAGTTACCCAGACAAAATCCTCTCAATGAATTCAGTACGTCATTTGCTAATTGCCAGACTTGTCAGCAGGATGAAGAAAATGATGCTTATGACTTCTTTAAGGGTCCTGTACCAGAACAAAATGAACCTCATGAGTTGTTCTCAGCAGAAAGCTGTAGAACACTCTCCACACAAAGTTCTGAAGTTTTGTGTCCAGttctgaaaagcagctgttaTCTGGACTTTGGAAATATGCCACCAGAAGGCAGTTCTGCAGTTCACAGAATAATCAGTGAAACCCCCCAGAAGTACCTTCCCCAAAACATCAAACACCACACTCTTTATGATCATGGaactgggtttttaaaaaaccaaacctccACATCTGTACCACTAGAGCAGATCTCAGTGGTAAGGAAAAAAGGATTACCTAGTGCAAAAACTGATCCTAGGGAATTAAGTGCTGCTATAGGAAAATCATACAGCTCTGAATCTGAAGAAGCTGCTGAAGTCTGGAGAAAAATTGCTGTGGGAGATAACGTTGAAATTTGTAGCTGGCCTGAAGCTCAAAAGGCTGCTAATTCTGAGCAGTATCAATCTCCAGGTTTTGGTTCTGTTGCTTCATCTCCTGAGGAgttctcaaaagaaaaatttaaaatactccCATCAGAAGGTGACAAGTTGAAAAAGGACCAGTGGCAATTCTCTGTCAGTGACCTATGCAAGAatgatacaaaagaaaatagtttgtGGGTGGAAACGAGTAACATTGCTTGTCATGAAACTGGGCAGAGAGACATATGCTTTTATAGTACTGCCAATAAAATCCCTCCTCTCAGTAACCACAGCTGTCTTCATCTTGGTACCAAGCTAGAAAAAGACTCGCCCAAGGCACAACTGCTTGAAAAGGAATCTGAGAGCAATACAACATCAGAAGAGTTGGCTGGTGGTttagctggagctgcagaagctgaTAGTAATGACAGCTTATCCACTGGGAacaaaagaaatttgttttataCACTAAATGTAACTCTACCTCCTGTTTTACAAAAATCAAGAGAACCTCATTATAATGAGTGTCTTCCTTGTACTAATAATGAAGTTTCATGCAGGGACAAGGCTTGGGATAATTTGTCTAGAAAAGAATTAATTGGTGCTTCTGGAACACCAGTGGAACAAGTTGCTGAAGTTTTGCTTCATAAAGACAAATTCAAGTCTTCTGTAAATTCCATGACTTTTGATAACCCTAATACAGCAAGCAGAGTATCCCAAATGAATACAAAATCTTCTGCAGGAAATATGGAGAGAGTGATCACTGGTTTAGAAAATGAACATTGTCACACATGGGTTTGTAATAACAAGAGCATAAAAAAACAGTGTACAGCTGCCAGCACTTCCTGTATTTTATCAGGGAGTACACATGTGGATGAAGCTTTCCTGAACAGTCAGTCTTTTGGTGTTGAAGTTGATAAGATTGAAGAAAATGATAATTTGGAAGGAGTGTCTTCATCAAGACATAACAATAAAGAGGCAGTGATTTTTCCAAAAGCACACACCCCTTTGGCACGTGGATCTCTTCTTTGTGAAAATGACTGGGGCAACAGAGGTAGAGCTCTGCATGGGACAAATGATATTCCCACAGGAAAAACCATGTTTTGCTCAGCATATACTGCAGAGAAGTCTACTGCTACCTTGGCAAGAGATGAAGTTTCAAATAAGAATATGGAGGTTGTGGAACAATTTGATCTTTGTAAAGCAATGGGCAGTGAAATTGTTTGTGACAAAGATGAGGTAAAAGAACACATTGGCATGTGTGCTTCCCAGACAGATGAGTTTGATAAAACAAGAGCTGTGGATTCCCCCAATGCTCCTGAAGGCAATCAGAGAAATAGGACTAGTGAACAGCTATTAGTCAGATATTTGAACAAAAACACCTGTGCTCATAATTTTGGATTTTACAACTCTCTGTTAGGCCCATGGAAGAGAGAACGTGCGCAGGAAGAAATGCCATTGCTCCCAGCTGATCCCTCTGAGTGTGGCACTTCAACCTGTGATCCACAGCCAGCACTGGACAACGTGAATGTTCCAACACAACATGCTGGTCGAACAGAGGAGACCCTTTGTCCACTGGGAAATCAGTTTCATCCCTGTCAGAGTGAGTCTGAtgtcccagtgctgggcagtgaGCAACATTTAGAAAGTttaaccaaccaaccaaacactGGCTCACAAAGCACAACCGGTTCTGTGGAAAGAGACAAAACTGATCCTAATCACAGTGCAGAGGTTCTGCTAAAAACAGGTGGTGACCTGCCTCTGTTAGACCATAAATGTGCAAGAGAAACCAGGTTTAAAGGACCTGTACAAGAGAATGTAATGGGTTTGGACTCTTTAATTGGTGTGGAAAATGAAGATTCTTTAGGATCCACGGACTCTGTTAGTGATCTAATTGAAGAGAAGACAATCAGACTACAAGAACATGAGAACAGATGTGAAAGATACAGTAAAGGAGCTCTTGAAGAAGACTTTTCTGATGACAAACCACAGTGCTCACAGCAGGCTCATTTTATCCAGTGTgcaaaagagaaagcagagctgttgtTTGCAGGAAACAAAATGCAGCAATCTTTGCCAAAGATAAAGTGGTTGGTGGAGAACCAGGAAAATATAATTAGTGCTCAATTTCTGCCCATTTCATCAATTCATGGGAGTATTTCACACAAGCCAGAAAACAGGAATATGCTTTCAGATACAGAAAACAGACAAAGTCTGAGTATAAATCCTACTTTAAATAACTCTCACCCACAGTTAACTCTTGAGCCTGGTAAAGAAACTGGTGCTCAAAGGGGCGTTTGTCCATCTCATTTTGGAAAGCTTGACATCCAAGAATCTTGTGTTGAGACTCAGGCAGATTCAGAAACTGTGTCAGCTCTGAACTCTGACATCTCTTTccctgagaaagaaaagctgtgtatGTCACCCAAGGGTACACAAAGTGATAACTGTGATTCATCTTCAGCTGAAGTTTTTAGCAAAGGTCCTTCAATgacaaaaatcctttctgtaacaatttctgtgaagaaaaaatccAGCAATATTGAGGTTCCATCTTCAGGAAATGAATCAGCAGCTGGCTCTCTGAATGGTGCCAAAAGCTCAAGAGTTTGTGCCCACAGCAAAGAAAGTCTGAAAGGTGAGGGGGTTTGCATGCCAGCTGTGAAAGACATGGACATGAGCTCACCAGAAAGTCCTCCTGGTCAAGAGAAATTTAAGAATACAGATAAGccagaaaatataaatgtgCTGTCAGatacagaaaacagagaaagtcTGAGTCTAACTCCTATCTTCAATAACTCTTGCCCACAGTTAACTTTTAAGCCTGGTAAAGAAACTGATGATCAAAGGAGTATTTGTACATCCCATTCTAAAAAGTTTGACATCCAAGAAACTTCTAGTAAGACTCAGGTGGATTCAGAAACTGTGTCAGCTCTGAACTCTCACATCTCTCTgcctgagaaagaaaagctctgtatgTCACCTGAGAATACACAAAGAGATATTTCATCTGCAGacaaaaaattcagcaaagaCACTTCAATgacaaaaatcctttctgtaaCAATTTCCGTGAAGAAAAAATCCAGCAATATTGAGATTCCATCTTCAGGAAATGAATCAGCAGCTGGCTCTCTGAATGGTGCCAAAAGCTCAAGAGTTTGTGCCCACAGCAAAGAAAGTCTGAAAGGTGAGGGGCTTTGCACACCAACCAAAGACATGGACATGAGCTCACCAGAAAGTCCTCCTGGTCAAGAGAAATTTAAGAATACCTGTGTACAAGAGATGATAGGAAAAGAGGTAGCCCCTAGAGGAAGATTGCCTAAAGATTGTCCATGGGCCTTGTTGGAAGATTCTAAAGAGTCTGGTAGCAAAACAGTCCCCATCAGGACTGAGAATTATGGAAAGGTTTTGGAGGAAATCCCAAGATCCAAACTTaataatcttttaaaagaaagacaaaatgaTACAAAGCTCCCAAACTCAGCAGGTACCAGTGTACTTTCAGAAACTGTGCATGACTGTGAGGCTGGAGCTGTATCTGATACAGAGGCTGCCCCAGAAGTGCAGGATGATGCAACACCCACATTTTCTCCACCTCTGAGCACACTATCAGACAGTTGCAAAGAACCATCCCCAAACTGTGTGGTTTGCAGTGAAGCGTGTGTGCCTTACAAATTGAATGCATGGAGCAAAGATAATGTAAAGGAAGTAACAGAAGGCCAGGACAAAATACCAAGTGGTGCAGTTTGCAAGGAAAATGGGGCTTTATGTTCAGAGAGACTTGATCAAATAGAGGAACGTCAAGTATTTATCCAGAAGAGGTATGGAAAGATGGAAGTACATCAGTTGGGCAAGGCACAACAAGAACAGAAATTAGAACATcaggagaaagcaaaaaatatacTGCAGCCAAGTATGTTGCACAGTTCTGAACTCCTATGCAGCTCTTCAGCTGAGTTGATGACATCTAGAAGTATGAAGTTTGGAGGTGCTTCAGAGGAGATTGTTGCTGTAAGAGGCAGTGAAAGTAAACTATGTAGCACTTTACAAGAAGTTAAAAGGCCAAAGATTACCACAGATTTTATTAGTTCACAGTTTTTGAAGACTCAGgattcagaaatggaaaacctGAACCTTAATTTAGGGTATGATGGGATCCCTGGTGCCTTTGGAACTACAAATAAACGAAGAGGAACTACAAATAAACTAAGAGGACCTcttccattaaaaatacaacCTGGAAGGACATGCAAAAAAGTTCCCACATCGTATCAGCTaaaaactgtaagaaaaatcaaaacaattaaaaGTTCACCCGTCTCTGAGATTCCCCTGGAAATATTCCCTAAACAGGAAAACCCGCTTCTGGAATCTTTGTACTTTCCATGTAAACCACCAAcagtggaaaaggaaacagCCATGAGATTTGTGCATATGCCAAGGCAGAGGGCCAAGAGGTGCAGTTTGTTGAACAGCTTGAAATTTAGAAAATGTACCAAAGAACCAGCATTGTTGAGCAAGTTGTCTGCAATGGCCAGCAAGCTCCTGGCCCCTGCCAAAAGCAGCCATGACTTACAACCTCTACCATATTCTTCTGAAATTCTTCCAGTGGGTGACAGGTACAGCCAATGTAGATCTAAAAATCTCTTGGAAGCCTTTTCTTGCATTAACAGGAACGTACACTCACGCTGGGCTGACAGCTGGTGCACCAAGATGTTCAGCTTTCAGCCTTTGGCACTTTATCCTGTAGAAACTACCAAAATACTTTCTTCAGACTTAAGCCACAAGCCTCCAGCCTCTTTCTTGGACACCTCAGTTTTCCCAGTTTCTTTTCACATAAAATTGGACTCCAGTCCTGTGACAGACCTCAGAGGGATTACATCCCAGCACTCTATACATCACAGCCCAGTTTTCAGAGAAACACCAGCACCAGCTTCAAAGTGGACTTTGTCTTTTCTCCTGTCTCAGAGCTGTTCAGATACAACAGCTTTCCAGGAAGATTCCTGTATAAATAATGATCTTCATTCCTCTCACTCCACAACAACCCCCAGGACTGTTGCTGTTCATCCTGATCCTGGAAGAAACACTGTAGCTGGAAGAAGAGGAGGTTGTTCCACGCTCGGCCTTCACACAGTGTTAGCACTTTCTTCCCCTGGATGTTACAGGATttggacaagaagaagaaactTAACCAGCCATATTCCCACCATCCAGAGACTGTTTATATCCCAGCTGGCCCAGGGTTTGAAAGGGGCCAGGCTGCCGAGGTGTGTGTCCGATGGCCTGGTGTCCTCACTGCCATACTCCCTGGGCAGGGTGTTGTCCATATGGAGTCAGCACGGTCCCGCTGTCTGTCCTTCTGAAATCACTCCTCTCCTTTCCAATCACTGCAAGTGGCAGCCAAGTGTGGCCATCGAGAACAG CTGTGCCATGTTACCACACTCACCTGTCCAGAGTATGGGAGCACTGCAGACTGCAGGCCATGTGACACA TCTGGAATCTTCATTCCCTCCTCCATTCCCAAAGCCTCACACACTTCCAGAGCCATTGCCATCTCCCCCCAGGCTTTCAGCATCTGAGCTCCACATCCCTGCCCTTGATGAAGCAGATGCTTCTGTTCCAGCTTGTCTGAGATCCCAAGATgacacagaactgaaaaaa ACTGAGCCAGAAAAGAGGCCaaagaaagtctcacagatcCGAATCAGGAAAACTGTTCCTAAGCCAGACCCTAACCTTACTCCAATGGGACTGCCCAAACCAAAAAG GCttaagaagaaagaatttaGTTTAGAAGAAATTTACACAAACAAGAACTATAagtcccctcctcctgccag gaGCTTGGAAACAATCTTTGAGGAGcccaaggagaaaaatggaCACTTGATCTCTGTCAGCCAGCAAAAGAGAAAGCGGATTCTGGAGTTTCAGGACTTCACTCTCCCCCGGAAAAGGAAGACACGAGGCAAAATCAAAGCAGTGGGGAGTTTCACCCGAGCAAAAAGGGCTGCACTGCAGAGTGCAGAGTTAGATGTTCTTCTGAGTCAGAAGCTAATGGACCTTGAAGCCTTTTTTGCAGAGGAGGTTGAGCAGGAGCAGGCCTCCAGCATCTGA